In one Fusarium falciforme chromosome 5, complete sequence genomic region, the following are encoded:
- a CDS encoding FHA domain-containing protein, whose amino-acid sequence MAVPQYRDEVLVTLESIDPPSDFAFPDRRFFLTKEKPTIAIGRTSKRNSSFEAAKNNAWFDSAVMSRTHAELKLDVDKQKVYIKDNGSLHGTFKNEQRLLRGSYSVLATGDMVKFGIPIERGMERYPPCTMKARLEFGTVDPEDRPKVFSVPDDTDVEYSDSEKDEQVRESYEVLRTMKIFPAAFPASSPSESPIDLTTKDQYPLSNVRDEVDHQALFSPSTKPDSDTTRTQARVSVPIPMEDSEYDAPHSPRDPWPFSNVDNINLTQSTDMDTESLPGTESDDESVGFSPVSAIMQDEDEDSDDMSERDFEERDEFEEDECMDHQEFDTLASIDLFLDNCEDPLDESDEPEDQEDPEDAGHIWEFSQVGSRVTVPSSLPSFAKEIQATPIGAPAPEQSQSVNRGTANPQMDYLLNPFPVAVLPRNLVVHPRLPSISETIPQQPLFSRPYQEGLSGAEILGLKTGKHEFFAAREANKADSLSMASSSQLPQPRFHTPLPVPQSPSLSSPDSRRPPRKHALEEGLHPVPSFSKRKKETHNNDTSEGLQLVDSDLAKSGAEFLNTPPQEPEVPSSAEEPALDASSAYEYALSKKDNDGAADGAVDSADAVVTDATAATVDATDDVDGGLDANTADKREEKPLELTQGGSEKTDEKAVPSSDIAEEPAHNIEHTESKLPEASHDLPETPRSSKRKAEDISQLTPEEEKHAEVLPRPDRSHYARLRFRRRANNTARSAVSAPAAAPPSKRLRRVAEVVGYAALGGVAVMSALIATAPTL is encoded by the exons ATGGCAGTGCCTCAGTATCGCGACGAAG TGCTGGTCACGCTCGAGAGCATCGACCCCCCATCCGACTTCGCCTTTCCTGATCGCCGCTTCTTCCTTACCAAAGAGAAGCCTACCATTGCGATCGGGCGTACGAGCAAGCGAAACTCGTCCTTTGAGGCTGCGAAGAATAATGCATGGTTCGACTCGGCTGTCATGTCCCGCACGCATGCTGAACTCAAGCTTGACGTCGACAAGCAG AAGGTGTACATAAAGGACAACGGATCTCTCCATGGCACCTTCAAGAACGAGCAGCGACTGCTTCGAGGCTCCTACTCAGTCTTGGCCACCGGCGACATGGTAAAGTTTGGAATCCCTATTGAGAGAGGCATGGAACGATATCCTCCCTGTACGATGAAGGCCCGACTAGAATTCGGCACCGTCGA CCCTGAGGATCGACCCAAGGTTTTCAGTGTTCCCGATGACACTGACGTGGAATATTCGGACAGCGAGAAAGACGAACAAGTCCGCGAGAGCTACGAGGTCCTGCGCACCATGAAGATTTTCCCCGCCGCATTTCCTGCATCGTCTCCCAGCGAGTCCCCAATCGATCTGACGACCAAGGATCAATATCCCCTGTCCAACGTGAGGGATGAGGTGGATCACCAGGCTTTGTTTTCTCCCAGCACAAAGCCTGATTCAGATACGACGAGAACTCAGGCTCGCGTATCTGTTCCTATCCCGATGGAGGATTCTGAATATGATGCTCCTCACTCGCCCCGTGACCCCTGGCCATTCTCAAACGTCGACAATATCAACCTGACACAGTCGACGGATATGGACACGGAGAGTTTGCCTGGAACCGAATCTGATGACGAGAGCGTTGGATTCTCCCCTGTGTCTGCCATCATGCaagacgaagatgaagattcGGATGATATGAGCGAGCGAGACTTTGAGGAGCGTGATGAgtttgaggaggatgagtgTATGGACCACCAAGAATTCGATACTCTGGCCAGTATTGACTTGTTTTTAGACAACTGCGAAGACCCTCTGGACGAGTCGGATGAGCCGGAGGACCAGGAGGACCCAGAGGACGCCGGCCATATATGGGAGTTTTCGCAAGTCGGGAGTCGCGTAACTGTGCCTTCCTCACTCCCCAGCTTTGCCAAGGAGATTCAGGCCACGCCCATTGGAGCCCCGGCACCGGAACAATCTCAATCAGTCAACCGTGGAACAGCCAACCCTCAGATGGATTATCTCTTGAACCCCTTCCCCGTCGCCGTTCTGCCACGGAACCTGGTTGTGCACCCAAGGCTGCCTTCCATCTCGGAAACTATTCCCCAACAGCCATTGTTCTCCCGTCCTTACCAGGAGGGGCTGTCGGGAGCCGAGATCCTGGGCTTGAAGACAGGAAAGCACGAATTCTTCGCTGCTCGCGAAGCAAACAAGGCCGACTCGTTGTCCATGGCAAGTAGCTCGCAGCTACCTCAGCCCCGTTTCCACACACCACTGCCAGTCCCCCAGAGTCCTTCTCTCTCCAGCCCAGATTCCCGGAGGCCTCCCCGCAAGCATGCTCTAGAAGAGGGTTTGCATCCAGTTCCGTCTTTCTCCAAGCGGAAGAAGGAAACGCACAACAACGACACGAGCGAAGGACTCCAGCTGGTTGATTCTGACCTAGCAAAGTCTGGTGCCGAGTTCCTCAACACGCCCCCTCAGGAGCCCGAGGTGCCTTCTTCCGCAGAAGAGCCCGCCCTGGATGCATCATCAGCCTATGAGTACGCTCTCAGCAAGAAGGACAATGATGGTGCTGCTGATGGTGCTGTTGATAGCGCCGATGCTGTCGTTACGGATGCCACTGCCGCTACTGTTGATGCCACGGATGATGTCGATGGTGGTCTTGATGCTAATACTGCGGACAAGAGGGAAGAGAAGCCCTTGGAGTTGACTCAGGGCGGCAGTGAGAAAACCGACGAGAAGGCCGTGCCCTCCAGCGATATCGCTGAAGAACCAGCTCACAACATTGAGCATACTGAGTCCAAGCTACCCGAGGCGTCACACGACTTGCCAGAGACTCCTCGATCTTCGAAGAGAAAGGCCGAAGACATTTCTCAGCTTACAccggaggaagagaagcacGCCGAAGTGCTTCCCCGGCCCGACCGATCGCACTATGCCCGTCTTCGGTTCAGACGCCGTGCCAACAACACGGCTCGCTCTGCAGTTTCTGCGCCAGCGGCCGCCCCTCCGAGCAAACGTCTTCGCCGTGTCGCCGAGGTGGTCGGTTACGCAGCACTGGGCGGCGTCGCTGTCATGTCTGCTCTCATTGCCACGGCCCCCACGCTGTAG
- a CDS encoding IFRD domain-containing protein: MMNHARVKALKGDGKTVSKKAIKSGRASASQTPRSSPFASLLTSPAHSTAPSRAASDLSEDDYDFDDTVSTHSGSSLVETNEDGTSTFDAKQLIEELQDRKHNNSDTRIQLLELYIKVLRTRYGPSTHEWLDESANALAELFLRGANRGLEARERLLNLQSYILTLSTTEDADVYEHAEATLKQIVADDDDEECKAYGIYALCFTALYGGGGENEALDLLDYLNTIIESDGEHIDAYDNGFIVAAALQGWGFVASHVDDFSYAALMALDGFYDQLDSVDVGVQSNAAACIALIFEAARNHEEETGETWELPVNPEKLTGRMSELAKQSSKSVSKKDRRDLRDSLISAITSLEKGVGPGYSSAGYAPQKSDKRPTNKTNEDGVVEFGYRHKLRLGNYVAVIDSWSLSSRINMMKLIFGGHLQKHIFENPVVSECLSDADFSDQGPVAKKPAKR; encoded by the coding sequence ATGATGAACCACGCCCGAgtcaaggccctcaaggGTGACGGCAAGACCGTCTCCAAAAAAGCCATCAAGTCTGGTCGCGCTTCTGCTAGCCAGACCCCTCGAAGCTCCCCCTTCGCCTCACTTCTGACGTCACCCGCGCATTCCACAGCCCCGAGCAGGGCCGCCTCCGACCTGAGCGAGGACGACTACGACTTTGACGACACTGTTAGCACGCATTCCGGAAGCTCTCTAGTCGAAACCAACGAGGATGGTACCAGCACCTTTGACGCCAAGCAGCTCATCGAGGAGCTTCAGGATCGCAAACACAACAACAGCGACACCCGAATCCAGCTATTGGAATTGTACATCAAGGTTCTCCGAACTCGCTACGGCCCATCCACGCACGAGTGGCTTGACGAATCGGCCAATGCCCTCGCCGAGCTTTTCCTTCGAGGCGCCAACCGTGGTCTGGAAGCCAGGGAGCGCCTGCTTAACTTGCAGTCCTACATCCTGACCCTGAGCACTACCGAAGACGCCGACGTTTACGAGCATGCCGAAGCGACCCTCAAGCAGATTGTggccgacgatgacgacgaggaatgCAAGGCATATGGCATCTACGCTCTGTGCTTTACAGCGCTctacggtggtggtggcgagAATGAAGCCTTGGATTTACTTGATTATCTGAACACCATCATCGAGTCCGATGGTGAACACATTGATGCTTATGACAACGGCTTCATTGTCGCAGCAGCCCTGCAGGGGTGGGGCTTTGTGGCCAGTCATGTTGATGACTTTTCCTACGCGGCGCTGATGGCCCTGGACGGATTCTATGACCAGCTAGACAGCGTCGACGTTGGAGTCCAATCCAACGCCGCAGCATGCATCGCTCTCATCTTTGAAGCGGCGCGAAACCACGAAGAGGAAACTGGAGAGACCTGGGAGTTGCCCGTCAACCCCGAGAAGCTTACTGGTCGCATGTCAGAGCTCGCCAAGCAGAGCTCCAAATCTGTTTCCAAGAAGGACCGTCGTGACCTTCGCGACAGCCTCATTAGCGCTATCACATCTCTTGAGAAGGGAGTTGGTCCCGGATACTCATCCGCTGGATATGCGCCCCAGAAGAGTGACAAGAGACCTACCAACAAGACCAACGAGGATGGTGTTGTCGAGTTTGGATACCGCCACAAGCTCCGCCTCGGCAATTATGTTGCCGTGATCGACTCGTGGTCGCTCTCCTCTCGAATCAACATGATGAAGCTCATCTTTGGTGGGCATCTGCAGAAGCACATCTTTGAGAACCCTGTCGTTTCAGAGTGTCTCAGTGACGCTGACTTTAGCGACCAAGGTCCCGTGGCTAAGAAGCCCGCGAAGAGATAA